The Polypterus senegalus isolate Bchr_013 chromosome 1, ASM1683550v1, whole genome shotgun sequence genome includes a window with the following:
- the LOC120519687 gene encoding C-factor-like, with translation MSDLHKCGSILVTGASRGIGLQIVETLMKSNPRPEKVIAAARDRSRATELNRLAESHPDLHIVTLDVTNKDDIEAAFKEVESLVGDKGLNCLVNNAGIKLDSTLSDVTAEEMMKNFEVNAVSPLMVTKAFLPLLRKAAKQGTGMGIHRAAIVNVSSARASMQRKDAHVKRYPYCASKAALNMVTRCLSSDLLGEGILCVSVNPGWVKTDMGGPQAHLTKEESINNVLKVISNLSEKDSGGFLNHTGETLPW, from the exons ATGAGTGACCTCCACAAGTGCGGCAGCATCCTGGTGACCGGCGCCAGTCGTGGCATCGGCTTACAGATCGTGGAGACGCTGATGAAGAGCAACCCGAGGCCGGAGAAGGTGATCGCTGCTGCCCGGGACCGCAGCCGAGCCACG gaACTAAACAGATTGGCAGAGAGCCACCCTGATCTCCACATTGTGACCCTTG ATGTCACAAACAAGGACGACATTGAAGCAGCTTTCAAGGAAGTGGAGTCCCTCGTTGGAGACAAAGGCCTCAACTGCCTGGTGAACAATGCCGGGATCAAACTCGACTCAACTCTGAGTGACGTCACAGCTGAAGAAATGATGAAGAATTTCGAGGTGAACGCAGTGTCTCCCTTAATGGTCACCAAG GCTTTTTTGCCATTGCTGAGGAAAGCTGCAAAGCAGGGAACAGGGATGGGGATTCACCGGGCAGCCATAGTCAACGTGTCTTCTGCACGAGCATCAATGCAGCGAAAGGACGCACATGTGAAGCGGTACCCGTACTGCGCCTCAAAG GCAGCTTTGAATATGGTGACCAGATGTCTGTCCTCGGACCTTTTGGGCGAAGGCATTCTGTGTGTGTCCGTAAATCCAGGATGGGTGAAGACAGACATGGGTGGACCTCAG gCCCACCTAACCAAAGAAGAGAGCATCAATAACGTCCTTAAAGTGATCTCCAACTTGTCAGAAAAGGACAGCGGCGGATTCCTGAATCACACCGGAGAAACTCTGCCCTGGTGA